One window of Carassius auratus strain Wakin chromosome 17, ASM336829v1, whole genome shotgun sequence genomic DNA carries:
- the LOC113117528 gene encoding calmodulin translates to MADQLTEEQIAEFKEAFSLFDKDGDGTITTKELGTVMRSLGQNPTEAELQDMINEVDADGNGTIDFPEFLTMMARKMKDTDSEEEIREAFRVFDKDGNGYISAAELRHVMTNLGEKLTDEEVDEMIREADIDGDGQVNYEEFVQMMTAK, encoded by the exons GCTGACCAACTCACCGAGGAGCAAATTGCTG AGTTTAAGGAGGCTTTCTCCTTGTTTGATAAGGATGGTGATGGTACCATCACAACCAAAGAGCTGGGCACAGTGATGCGCTCACTTGGGCAGAACCCCACGGAGGCTGAGCTGCAGGACATGATCAACGAGGTGGATGCTGATG GTAATGGaaccattgactttccagagtttcTGACAATGATGGCCCGGAAAATGAAAGACACCGACAGTGAGGAGGAGATCCGCGAGGCTTTCAGAGTATTTGACAAG GATGGGAACGGCTACATCAGCGCAGCAGAGCTTCGCCACGTCATGACAAACCTGGGTGAGAAGCTAACGGATGAAGAGGTGGACGAAATGATCAGAGAAGCTGACATCGACGGCGACGGTCAGGTCAATTACGAAG AATTTGTACAAATGATGACGGCAAAGTGA